TTCGAAAGTTTCACTAATTAAAATATAAATAACATGGCAAAGATTAAAGTTGCAATCAACGGTTTCGGTCGTATTGGCCGCAACGTTTACAAGATTGCCCTCGACCGTCCCGAAATTGAGATTGTAGGTATTAATGACCTAACCGATACCAAAACGTTGGCTCACCTGCTAAAGTACGACTCCACCCAAGGCAAGTTTAATGGGGAGGTTAGCTACGACAAGGAAGGTATTATTGTGAATGGTAAAAAAGTTCCTGTATATGCCGAGCGTAGCCCAAAAAATATTCCCTGGGCCACTACCCCCGATGTAGTTGTTGAGTCTACTGGCATCTTCACCAAGCGCGAAAGCGAAAAGGGTGGCTACGGCGATCACCTCAAGAATGGTGCAAAAAAGGTAATTCTAACCGTTCCTTCCAAGGATACTATCGACAAGATGATTGTTCTTGGCGTTAACGATGCAGAGCTTAAACCAGAGCACATTTGCGTTTCCAATGCATCTTGCACCACCAACTGTCTTGCTCCAATTGTAAAGGTTCTGAACGATGCTTTTGGCATTGAAAATGGATTCATGACCACCGTTCACTCCTACACCAACGACCAAATGGTTCTTGATGCACCTCACAGCGACCTTCGTAGGGCTCGCAGTGCAGCTGTTTCCCAGATTCCTACTACCACTGGTGCGGCTAAGGCTGTTGGCAAAGTTATTCCTGAACTAGCCGGCAAGCTCGATGGTATGGCAATTCGCGTCCCCACCCCAACCGGTTCAATCGTTGACTTTGTAGCCAACCTCAAAAGGGAAGTTACCATTGAAGAGGTAAATGCTGCCATGAAGAAAGCTGCTGAAGGCCCAATGAAGGGGATCTTAGAATACACAGAGGACCCCATTGTTTCGGTTGACATTATCCACAATACCCATAGCTCAATTTTTGATTCTCTCAGCACCATGGTTAATGGCAAGACCGTTAAGGTTCTGTCTTGGTACGATAACGAGTGGGGTTACTCCTGCAGAGTTGTTGACTTAGCCGTTAAACTTTTTAAGTAATCATTTATCCACAACATTGCTTAAAATCTCACAAAAGATTTAGAGCATACGAATAATAAAAAAACCGGGAGATACTCCCGGTTTTTCATTTTTCGCTTGAGTGGTAATTATCTCTTTCCACCTCTTAGGTTGATGTCGTATATTACTCCATTAACAGTTACGGTGGCAAGGTTGTCGCAATCACCATTTCCATAATCGAGGGTAGCTGTTTTATCTCCCACTGCGATATCTACCGTGCCAGCAACTATCCAGCGACATGCTCTCTGAATTTGAAGCGCGTTGACAATAGTGTGGGTGTAAGTTTCTCCCTGACGGTTAACGCCAGTTTCAGAACCTTCTACGCTGAATACATCATCCCAAATGTTGTATGGTGTGTCCATTCCGCTAACCCATGTTCTGGTGCGATTGGCCTCACGAGTATAGGTGGTTCCATCGGCAAAGGTGATTTTTCCGCCTGTGAGCGTCACAGAATACTGATAATCAGCAATCTTCTGCACAACCCGCGTTCCTTCAATCAAGTTGTCGTCGATAGTGAAGTTTTGGAAGGTCACCGTTCTTGTATACTGAGCCTGTAGTGGGCCACCAACAATGTTAATTACAATAACACCATTCTTAACGTGACCATTGCTGGCATTTGGATTAGTCCAATTTACGTAGGTTACGGTTTTGGTTACACTGCCATCATTATTAACTGTAGTAACTATGGTACGTGATGAGGCATCATCGGCATAGGCTGCCATGGTTGGAGAAGGAGCCGAACTCATTTGGGCGCCACTGTTGGAGGTAATGTCATCAACTTCTGCATCAACATCGTCGTAGGCTGTGGTGACCTGATCGTCATCTGTAGTGGAGGAAACAATCGGATTTGTTGGAGTCGTATCCTTTTAGCAGGAGGAGAACATGAATACTGCAAAAGCAGCTGCGAGAAGGAAATTAATTCGTTTCATAGTATTAGATTTAAATGGTAAATAATTCATTTTTATACCAGCAGTCTTTTTGTTTCTGCTTTCGTCTGTAATACATCGCATAAAAAAAACACCCTACATTTTTCCAAAAAAAATGTAAAACGAATATTTAATAATCTAGTAACAAATTGATTATATGAATCTTAAGGAATGGAAGAATATTTTAAAAGCAATTACAACATTGCTATTGAAAATTAGTTTTATGCTGAATCTACACCTTAATCGATCAAAAAGAAGGTGCTTTAAAGAACTAACCTTTGCCCCCAATCGTTTACATTAAACTCAACAAACGGAAACATTTTCTCTATGAGGAGGGTGAAATGATTTTCTTTTTATAAACTTGTAGCTATTCAAAGTTTTCCCTAAGCCTTGATATACCAACTATGAAAAACCTCTTACCTTCAGCCATTACTGCCATAATTATTGCCGCCATCTTAACCATTTCAGCGGCCACTGCCTATGCCCAACCCAATAGGGCGAAAGCAATGCTTGTAAAAAGCACCAGCACATCTGTTGTTGCAACATTCAAATCGCCACTTCCCCGATCCATTAGCGTGGAAACACCACGAGGCACCTCAAATGTTTACTTCATTGACGGTGCGGCTAACATTCTAACCAAGGGGATGCCCGCGCTGCCAAAATTGACCAAATCTATTATTGTACCAACCAATGCCCATGTGGAATTGGTAATAACGGACTCAACATACAAGGATATCCCCAACGTAATGGTGGCGCCTTCGAAGGGGAACATTAGCAGGGATCAGGATCCAGCGAAAGTCCCCTTTATTTATGGGGCGGCATACAGCAAAAATCAGTTTTTTCCAGGTAATTTGGCCGAGGTTGGACAAAGCTATACCCTCCGCAAATATAATGGAGTGCCAATAGTTGTTTATCCTATACAGTATAACCCGGTTACCAAGGTGCTTCGGGTGTATACCTCAATTACCGTTGAAGCAAGGTTTACCTCCAGCAACCCCATACTGGCAATGGCTTCGCAACCGCAGCAATCTGCAAGCGATGGATTTCGGGATATTTACAAAACTCAGTTCCTCAACTATACAGAGGCAGTAAGCGATCGCTACACTCCACTGTCGGATGTGGGAACCATGCTCGTTGTTTGCTACCACGATTTTATGTCGGTCATGCAGCCCTTTGTGGATTGGAAAAATCAGCGGGGCCTAAAAACAGTTTTAGTTGATTTCTCTACCATAGGAACCACCGCTGATCAGCTAAAAACATACGTATCAAACTACTA
This region of Williamwhitmania sp. genomic DNA includes:
- the gap gene encoding type I glyceraldehyde-3-phosphate dehydrogenase, whose product is MAKIKVAINGFGRIGRNVYKIALDRPEIEIVGINDLTDTKTLAHLLKYDSTQGKFNGEVSYDKEGIIVNGKKVPVYAERSPKNIPWATTPDVVVESTGIFTKRESEKGGYGDHLKNGAKKVILTVPSKDTIDKMIVLGVNDAELKPEHICVSNASCTTNCLAPIVKVLNDAFGIENGFMTTVHSYTNDQMVLDAPHSDLRRARSAAVSQIPTTTGAAKAVGKVIPELAGKLDGMAIRVPTPTGSIVDFVANLKREVTIEEVNAAMKKAAEGPMKGILEYTEDPIVSVDIIHNTHSSIFDSLSTMVNGKTVKVLSWYDNEWGYSCRVVDLAVKLFK